From a region of the Georgenia yuyongxinii genome:
- a CDS encoding MarR family winged helix-turn-helix transcriptional regulator — translation MSDGPAYWYPGGDHAVAVLRALRTFRRADEEMRRRMSADMDMNVSDLQALQLVIAAERSDTAATPRMLATRLGISTASTTKLLDRLTASGHLVRSPHPRDRRSVVVHATAHAHEEVRERLGHMHERMAQIAAAVPEHCRPAVTEFLTEMAAELDRAGTVAPLTPGPHPA, via the coding sequence ATGTCCGACGGGCCCGCGTACTGGTACCCCGGCGGCGACCACGCCGTCGCCGTCCTGCGCGCGCTGCGCACGTTCCGCCGCGCGGACGAGGAGATGCGCCGCCGCATGAGCGCGGACATGGACATGAACGTCAGCGATCTCCAGGCGCTGCAGCTGGTCATCGCCGCGGAGCGGTCCGACACCGCGGCGACGCCGCGGATGCTGGCCACACGCCTGGGAATCTCGACCGCCTCCACCACAAAGCTGCTCGACCGGCTCACCGCCTCCGGGCACCTCGTGCGCTCGCCCCACCCCCGCGACCGACGGTCCGTGGTGGTGCACGCCACCGCCCACGCGCACGAGGAGGTCCGTGAGCGCCTGGGACACATGCACGAGCGGATGGCCCAGATCGCGGCCGCGGTCCCGGAGCACTGCCGGCCGGCCGTGACCGAGTTCCTCACCGAGATGGCCGCCGAGCTGGACCGGGCCGGCACCGTGGCCCCGCTCACGCCGGGTCCCCACCCCGCCTGA
- a CDS encoding NUDIX hydrolase, with protein MTTTLGYDTVHRTPTRDFSCFVVDETGRLLLVRRGWAGLWSHPLDGQAARGEPMGRAIARLGGAQLALPLANAVCVLPSTSTSPPVYLAEVGLAEPDPDLSRLVAHRWVDPEELGRAVVVAPWALSPALVTHVRRLADVDPVGLSLELAG; from the coding sequence ATGACCACCACGCTCGGGTACGACACCGTGCACCGAACACCCACCCGGGACTTCTCCTGCTTCGTCGTCGACGAGACCGGGCGGCTGCTGCTCGTCCGCCGCGGCTGGGCAGGCCTGTGGAGCCACCCCCTCGACGGCCAGGCGGCTCGGGGCGAGCCGATGGGCCGCGCGATCGCCCGCCTCGGTGGCGCGCAGCTCGCGCTGCCCCTGGCCAACGCGGTGTGCGTGCTTCCCAGCACGTCCACCTCCCCACCCGTCTACCTGGCCGAGGTGGGCCTCGCCGAGCCCGACCCCGACCTGTCCCGGCTCGTGGCCCACCGATGGGTCGACCCCGAGGAGCTGGGCCGTGCCGTCGTGGTCGCGCCGTGGGCGCTGAGCCCCGCACTGGTCACGCACGTGCGACGGCTTGCCGACGTCGACCCGGTCGGTCTGAGCCTGGAGCTGGCGGGATGA
- a CDS encoding MarR family winged helix-turn-helix transcriptional regulator produces the protein MNEPRAESVTPTAGPGVGAAPAAWPTGRLLSAAARQVERAWDAYLERWSLTHATLPVLAVLAGGPHSQREIAQALKVTEQTTSRMLGGLERTGYVRRERHATDRRRHVVALTETGRTTLGALDDPATVERLVAASLSAEQVGELRALLLHMLEGGPPTA, from the coding sequence GTGAACGAACCACGAGCCGAGTCCGTCACGCCGACGGCGGGACCGGGCGTGGGCGCCGCCCCGGCCGCGTGGCCCACCGGCCGGCTCCTCTCGGCGGCGGCGCGGCAGGTCGAGCGGGCGTGGGACGCCTACCTCGAGCGCTGGTCGCTGACCCACGCCACGCTGCCCGTGCTTGCCGTGCTGGCCGGCGGCCCGCACTCCCAGCGGGAGATCGCGCAGGCGCTGAAGGTCACCGAGCAGACCACGAGCCGCATGCTCGGCGGGCTCGAGCGCACCGGCTACGTGCGCCGTGAGCGGCACGCCACCGACCGGCGCCGGCACGTCGTCGCCCTGACCGAGACCGGCCGGACGACCCTCGGCGCGCTCGACGACCCCGCCACCGTCGAACGCCTCGTGGCGGCCTCCCTCAGCGCCGAGCAGGTCGGCGAGCTGCGCGCGCTGCTGCTGCACATGCTCGAGGGCGGCCCCCCGACCGCCTGA
- a CDS encoding tryptophan-rich sensory protein, which yields MSGQQTGRVSGRRTGTGSLGRKVAVTVAYLLCLLGTMVGVGVFGGTPIADAAGGLLSADATHLAPGSGAFSIWSVIYAGLAAYTLWQWWDHTDARRLAWPAAMSMVLNAAWILVVQAGQVWGSVLVIVALLAVLALILVRLVAVRARSRVETVVADGTFGLYLGWVCVATCANIAAALAGSGVDGGASPQWWATAVLAVAAAVGVALALYGHGRLAVAAALGWGLAWIAVGRSDGGLTSATTAVAAAAAAVVVVLATVATRLRAPHPRGTLRRGGDPA from the coding sequence GTGAGCGGCCAGCAGACCGGCCGCGTGAGCGGCCGGCGGACCGGCACCGGCTCGCTCGGGCGGAAGGTGGCGGTGACCGTCGCGTACCTGCTGTGCCTGCTCGGCACGATGGTCGGCGTGGGCGTGTTCGGTGGCACGCCCATCGCCGACGCGGCCGGTGGTCTGCTCTCGGCGGACGCCACCCACCTCGCCCCCGGCTCAGGAGCCTTCAGCATCTGGAGCGTCATCTACGCCGGTCTCGCCGCGTACACGCTCTGGCAGTGGTGGGACCACACGGACGCCCGGCGCCTCGCGTGGCCCGCCGCGATGTCCATGGTGCTCAACGCGGCGTGGATCCTGGTGGTCCAGGCCGGGCAGGTGTGGGGCAGCGTGCTCGTCATCGTCGCCCTGCTGGCGGTGCTCGCGCTGATCCTCGTCCGCCTGGTCGCCGTCAGGGCGCGCAGCCGGGTCGAGACAGTCGTCGCCGACGGCACCTTCGGCCTCTACCTCGGCTGGGTGTGCGTCGCCACGTGCGCCAACATCGCCGCCGCGCTCGCGGGCTCAGGGGTCGACGGCGGAGCGTCGCCCCAGTGGTGGGCGACGGCGGTGCTCGCCGTCGCGGCCGCCGTCGGCGTGGCCCTGGCGCTCTACGGCCATGGCCGGCTCGCCGTGGCCGCGGCGCTCGGGTGGGGGCTGGCGTGGATCGCCGTCGGGCGCTCCGACGGCGGGCTCACCTCAGCGACGACGGCGGTCGCCGCGGCGGCTGCCGCCGTCGTCGTGGTCCTCGCGACCGTGGCGACGCGCCTCCGGGCACCACACCCCCGGGGCACGCTCAGGCGGGGTGGGGACCCGGCGTGA
- a CDS encoding phytoene/squalene synthase family protein translates to MSPPLAPAARYDAVAHASAAVVIAGYSTSFGWATRLLAEPVRTHVRDVYALVRVADEIVDEPGQWPAGQRAHVLTVLEEETYQAMRTGHSANLVVHAFALTARRYGIGHDLVEPFFASMRADLSVREHDAGSFATYVHGSAEVVGLMCLRIFVGGDDATHRDLAPGAAALGAAFQKINFLRDLAEDHDDRGRSYFPGVDVTRLGDADRDALLDDIDADLRAARAVIPRLPGSSRRAVRAAHDLFAALSRRLRATPAARLAQTRVRVPDPVKAAIIARAVVLEGRR, encoded by the coding sequence ATGAGCCCCCCGCTGGCCCCGGCGGCCCGGTACGACGCCGTCGCCCACGCCAGCGCCGCCGTCGTCATCGCCGGGTACTCCACGTCCTTCGGGTGGGCCACCCGCCTGCTCGCCGAGCCGGTGCGCACCCACGTCCGCGACGTCTACGCCCTCGTGCGCGTGGCCGACGAGATCGTGGACGAGCCCGGCCAGTGGCCCGCCGGGCAGCGTGCCCACGTGCTCACGGTGCTGGAGGAGGAGACCTACCAGGCGATGCGCACCGGCCACAGCGCCAACCTCGTGGTCCACGCCTTCGCCCTCACGGCCCGCCGGTACGGCATCGGCCATGACCTCGTCGAGCCCTTCTTCGCGTCCATGCGCGCGGACCTGTCCGTGCGCGAGCACGACGCCGGCTCGTTCGCCACATACGTGCACGGCTCGGCCGAGGTGGTCGGCCTGATGTGCCTGCGGATCTTCGTCGGCGGCGACGATGCCACGCACCGCGACCTCGCCCCCGGCGCCGCCGCCCTCGGTGCCGCGTTCCAGAAGATCAACTTCCTGCGCGACCTCGCCGAGGACCACGACGACCGGGGCCGCAGCTACTTCCCCGGTGTCGATGTGACGCGCCTGGGCGACGCCGACCGGGACGCCCTGCTCGACGACATCGACGCCGACCTGCGGGCCGCGCGGGCCGTCATCCCCCGCCTGCCGGGGAGCAGCCGGCGCGCCGTCCGGGCGGCCCACGACCTGTTCGCCGCACTGTCCCGGCGCCTGCGCGCCACCCCCGCCGCCCGCCTCGCGCAGACTCGCGTGCGGGTGCCCGATCCGGTCAAGGCCGCCATCATCGCCCGCGCCGTGGTCCTGGAGGGACGCCGATGA
- a CDS encoding MMPL family transporter, translating to MTHTESQKGTRRRAVGRAVALIVVLLVWLGVGGLGGMAQGTLSQVQENDQAAFLPASAESTRADEAARAFTDSTTLPALVVATASDGGALTQAQLGAAQAFAESLPDLPLPGGGTLADVLTAPAVAVPSEDGEAVLVPVSLDGDSANELVGADEERLVNVVVNELRTAGADQLAGTGLDVWVTGPAGFVADLVSAFGGIDGILLGVALVVVLVILVAVYRSPSLPFAVLLTAVFGLCLAALVVKPLAANDVLLLNGQSQGILSILVIGAATDYSLLLVARYREELTRHEHPAAAMRVAWRASLEPILASAGTVIVGLLCLLLSDLGSNSSLGPVGAIGIASAVLAALTLLPAMLLVAGRRSRYVFWPRMPRYVHAPGRHEISQGSAAQPSPARPGLWERVAGFVTRHARPVWVVTALVLAGAAAFVPTLRAEGTSDTDIFLSDVEAVAGEVVLAEHFEVGEVQPTVVITPEGSGEAVRAAAEGVDGVVSAALLTEAAPGAAGGPPAGGQAPGAGGGGAPVVVDGQVQVQVVLEDAAESQEALATVADVRAAVHEAEPEALVGGAAAQRLDTQETAARDLRTIIPVVLVVIFVMLVLLLRAVVAPLVLLAANLLSFGATMGLSAVVFNHVLGFPGADATVPLYGFVFLVALGIDYSIFLMTRVREESLRHGTREGVRRGLAVTGGVITSAGLVLAATFSALAIIPLLFLVQLAFIVGAGVLIDTFVVRSFLVPGVIHDIGRTTWWPWTRRVPADDRPVQSPVGGPRVTADANR from the coding sequence GTGACCCACACCGAATCGCAGAAGGGCACGCGGCGGCGCGCCGTCGGTCGAGCCGTGGCCCTCATCGTGGTGCTGCTGGTCTGGCTCGGGGTGGGCGGCCTGGGCGGGATGGCCCAGGGGACCCTCTCCCAGGTGCAGGAGAACGACCAGGCCGCGTTCCTGCCGGCCTCCGCGGAGTCAACCCGCGCCGACGAGGCCGCGCGGGCCTTTACCGACTCCACCACCCTGCCGGCACTCGTCGTGGCCACCGCGAGCGACGGTGGGGCACTGACCCAGGCGCAGCTGGGCGCGGCCCAGGCGTTCGCCGAGTCGCTGCCGGACCTGCCCCTTCCGGGTGGCGGCACGCTCGCCGACGTGCTGACCGCGCCCGCGGTCGCAGTCCCCTCCGAGGACGGCGAGGCGGTCCTCGTCCCGGTCTCCCTCGACGGCGACAGCGCCAACGAGCTCGTCGGTGCGGACGAGGAGCGGCTCGTCAACGTCGTCGTGAACGAGCTGCGCACCGCCGGGGCCGACCAGCTCGCCGGGACGGGCCTGGACGTCTGGGTCACCGGGCCGGCCGGGTTCGTCGCGGACCTCGTCTCCGCGTTCGGCGGTATCGACGGCATCCTCCTCGGCGTCGCGCTGGTCGTGGTGCTGGTGATCCTCGTCGCGGTCTACCGCTCGCCGTCGTTGCCCTTCGCTGTCCTGCTCACGGCCGTGTTCGGGCTGTGCCTGGCGGCGCTGGTGGTCAAGCCGCTCGCGGCCAACGACGTCCTGCTGCTGAACGGGCAGAGCCAGGGCATCCTCTCGATCCTCGTCATCGGCGCCGCCACCGACTACTCCCTGTTGCTGGTCGCGCGCTACCGCGAGGAGCTCACCCGGCACGAGCACCCGGCGGCCGCCATGCGGGTCGCCTGGCGTGCCTCCCTCGAGCCGATCCTGGCGAGCGCGGGCACGGTGATCGTCGGGCTGCTGTGTCTGCTGCTGTCCGACCTCGGGTCCAACTCCAGCCTCGGGCCGGTCGGCGCCATCGGGATCGCCTCGGCCGTCCTCGCCGCCCTCACCCTGCTACCGGCGATGCTCCTCGTGGCGGGCCGTCGTTCGCGCTACGTGTTCTGGCCGCGCATGCCTCGCTACGTGCACGCCCCGGGCCGTCATGAGATCTCCCAGGGTTCTGCCGCTCAGCCGTCCCCTGCCCGGCCCGGACTGTGGGAGCGGGTCGCCGGCTTCGTCACGCGCCACGCCCGCCCGGTCTGGGTGGTCACCGCCCTGGTGCTGGCCGGCGCGGCGGCGTTCGTGCCCACGCTGCGCGCCGAGGGCACGTCCGACACCGACATCTTCCTCAGCGACGTCGAGGCGGTGGCGGGCGAGGTGGTCCTGGCCGAGCACTTCGAGGTCGGCGAGGTCCAGCCGACGGTGGTCATCACCCCCGAGGGCTCCGGCGAGGCCGTCCGGGCGGCCGCAGAGGGTGTCGACGGCGTCGTCAGTGCGGCGCTGCTCACCGAGGCGGCGCCCGGGGCGGCCGGTGGTCCGCCCGCCGGTGGTCAGGCGCCCGGTGCCGGCGGTGGCGGTGCGCCGGTCGTCGTGGACGGCCAGGTCCAGGTGCAGGTGGTGCTCGAGGACGCGGCGGAGTCGCAGGAGGCGCTGGCGACGGTGGCCGATGTGCGTGCGGCCGTGCACGAGGCGGAGCCGGAGGCGCTCGTGGGCGGCGCCGCCGCGCAACGGCTCGACACCCAGGAGACGGCGGCCCGGGACCTGCGCACGATCATCCCGGTGGTCCTTGTCGTCATCTTCGTCATGCTGGTGCTGCTGCTGCGCGCCGTGGTGGCCCCGCTGGTGCTCCTCGCCGCCAACCTGCTGTCCTTCGGGGCGACGATGGGCCTGTCCGCGGTGGTGTTCAACCACGTGCTCGGCTTCCCGGGCGCAGACGCGACCGTGCCGCTCTACGGGTTCGTCTTCCTCGTCGCGCTGGGCATCGACTACTCGATCTTCCTCATGACCCGCGTGCGGGAGGAGTCGCTGCGGCACGGCACCCGCGAGGGCGTGCGCCGGGGTCTGGCGGTCACCGGCGGCGTGATCACCTCCGCCGGCCTGGTCCTGGCCGCGACGTTCAGCGCGCTGGCGATCATCCCGCTGCTGTTCCTGGTCCAGCTGGCGTTCATCGTCGGTGCCGGCGTGCTCATCGACACCTTCGTGGTCCGCAGCTTCCTCGTCCCCGGCGTGATCCATGACATCGGCCGAACCACCTGGTGGCCGTGGACGCGGCGCGTCCCGGCGGACGACCGTCCGGTCCAGTCCCCGGTCGGTGGCCCGCGAGTGACGGCCGACGCTAACCGGTGA
- a CDS encoding SDR family oxidoreductase, translating into MTSSPLALVTGATGYIGGRLVPELLASGYRVRAMARRPERLDGREWRKDVEVVGADASSAEELRAAMAGVDVAYYLIHALGTGAEFEQRDRATARTFAVAAREAGVGRIVYLGGLHPASGKLSPHLDSRREVGEILLASGVPTTVLQAAVIIGSGSASFEMMRYLTERLPAMVAPRWVENRIQPIAVRDVLRYLVGSAAMPPEVSRAFDIGGPEVLTYRQMMQRYAAVAGLPPRVIRAVPVLTPKLASLWVGLVTPVPSGIARPLVGSLIHEVVAKERDIAAYVPDPSEGLVGFDRSVELALAKVRDLDVRTSWASAATAGAPSDPLPEDPDWAGGSLQVDERTAVVDADAAALWSVIEGIGGAHGWYSWRLGWVARGVMDRLFGGPGLRRGRRDPHRLTEGDPLDWWRVEKIEPGRLLRLRAEMRLPGLAWLELAAEQDDAGQTVFRQRAIYHPRGLLGQAYWWAVWPFHGIVFGGMQRNIARAAEAAARDTGRRPAPTTPPGGDL; encoded by the coding sequence ATGACCAGCAGCCCCCTCGCCCTGGTCACCGGCGCCACCGGGTACATCGGCGGGCGTCTGGTGCCCGAGCTCCTCGCATCCGGGTACCGGGTGCGGGCCATGGCGCGCCGGCCGGAGCGCCTCGACGGGCGCGAGTGGCGCAAGGACGTCGAGGTGGTCGGGGCCGACGCGAGCAGTGCCGAGGAGCTGCGCGCGGCCATGGCAGGGGTGGATGTCGCGTACTACCTGATCCACGCCCTCGGCACCGGAGCGGAGTTCGAGCAGCGGGACCGGGCCACGGCACGCACGTTCGCCGTCGCCGCCCGCGAGGCAGGCGTGGGCCGCATCGTCTATCTCGGCGGCCTGCACCCGGCGTCGGGAAAGCTCTCGCCCCACCTGGACTCTCGCCGCGAGGTGGGGGAGATCCTCCTGGCGAGCGGGGTGCCCACCACCGTCCTGCAGGCCGCTGTCATCATCGGCTCCGGCAGTGCGTCGTTCGAGATGATGCGCTACCTCACCGAGCGGCTCCCGGCCATGGTGGCCCCGCGCTGGGTCGAGAACCGCATCCAGCCCATCGCGGTGCGCGACGTGCTGCGCTACCTCGTCGGCTCCGCCGCGATGCCGCCCGAGGTGAGCCGCGCCTTCGACATCGGCGGGCCCGAGGTGCTCACCTACCGGCAGATGATGCAGCGCTACGCCGCCGTGGCCGGCCTGCCGCCGCGCGTCATCCGGGCCGTCCCGGTGCTCACCCCCAAGCTGGCCAGCCTGTGGGTCGGCCTGGTCACCCCGGTGCCGTCCGGCATCGCCCGCCCGCTGGTGGGCTCCCTGATCCACGAGGTGGTGGCCAAGGAGCGCGACATCGCCGCCTACGTGCCCGACCCGTCGGAGGGTCTCGTCGGCTTCGACCGGTCGGTCGAGCTCGCCCTGGCGAAGGTCCGCGACCTCGACGTCCGCACCAGCTGGGCCTCGGCCGCCACGGCCGGGGCACCGTCCGACCCGCTGCCGGAGGACCCGGACTGGGCGGGCGGCAGCCTGCAGGTCGACGAGCGCACCGCCGTCGTCGACGCCGACGCCGCGGCGCTGTGGAGCGTCATCGAGGGGATCGGCGGGGCGCACGGCTGGTACTCCTGGCGGCTGGGCTGGGTGGCCCGGGGGGTGATGGACCGCCTCTTCGGCGGGCCGGGCCTGCGCCGCGGCCGCCGCGACCCGCACCGCCTCACCGAGGGCGACCCGCTGGACTGGTGGCGGGTGGAGAAGATCGAGCCCGGTCGCCTCCTGCGGCTGCGGGCGGAGATGCGCCTGCCCGGGCTCGCCTGGCTCGAGCTCGCCGCCGAGCAGGACGACGCCGGCCAAACCGTGTTCCGCCAGCGGGCCATCTACCACCCCCGCGGGCTGCTGGGCCAGGCGTACTGGTGGGCCGTGTGGCCCTTCCACGGCATCGTCTTCGGCGGGATGCAGCGCAACATCGCCCGCGCCGCCGAGGCGGCCGCGCGGGACACCGGGCGCCGCCCCGCGCCCACCACGCCGCCCGGAGGCGACCTGTGA
- a CDS encoding pyridoxamine 5'-phosphate oxidase family protein: protein MADDEAKKVAELVKTIRIAMLTTTSVDGGLRSRPLATQEVEFDGDVYFIVERDSSVVADVATHPQVNVAYVDDSTWVSLSGVARAVDDTAKLAELWNTFTDAWMKGGPDDPSNLLLHVDARSAEYWDAPGAKVVQLANLVKAKVTGHRVEGDTGKVEM, encoded by the coding sequence ATGGCCGACGACGAAGCCAAGAAGGTTGCCGAGCTCGTCAAAACCATCCGGATCGCGATGCTGACCACCACGTCCGTCGACGGGGGCCTGCGGTCCCGGCCCCTGGCCACCCAGGAGGTGGAGTTCGACGGCGACGTGTACTTCATCGTGGAGCGTGACTCCTCGGTGGTGGCCGACGTGGCGACCCACCCGCAGGTGAACGTCGCCTACGTCGACGACTCGACCTGGGTGTCCCTCTCCGGCGTGGCGCGGGCGGTCGACGACACGGCCAAGCTCGCCGAGCTGTGGAACACCTTCACCGACGCCTGGATGAAAGGCGGCCCGGACGACCCGTCCAACCTGCTGCTGCACGTCGACGCCCGGTCGGCCGAGTACTGGGACGCGCCGGGCGCGAAGGTCGTCCAGCTCGCCAACCTCGTCAAGGCCAAGGTCACGGGCCACCGGGTCGAGGGCGACACCGGCAAGGTGGAGATGTAG
- a CDS encoding glycosyltransferase family 2 protein has translation MSGSVSVVIPARDDAAMLDRCLRALARQTLAPAEVIVVDNASTDATAAVARTYGARVVHEPRVGIPAAAATGYDHARAEIIARLDADSVPPPDWVARVTAALSDHRVDAVTGVGRFYEHGRGGRLTAAAYLGAYYVLCHAALGHHALWGSGMAVRRTAWLRVRARVHRDDAELHDDLDLAFALGPVATIRLDRRLVVGVSARSLRGGAQMRRRFRRAFRTLTVNWQGMPPWRRWAERLARATG, from the coding sequence GTGAGCGGGTCGGTCAGCGTCGTCATCCCCGCCCGGGACGATGCCGCGATGCTGGACCGGTGCCTGCGTGCGCTCGCGCGGCAGACGCTGGCGCCGGCGGAGGTGATCGTCGTGGACAACGCCTCCACGGACGCCACGGCCGCGGTCGCCCGCACTTACGGCGCGCGGGTGGTGCACGAGCCGCGGGTCGGCATCCCGGCCGCGGCGGCCACCGGGTACGACCACGCCCGCGCCGAGATCATCGCGCGGCTGGACGCGGACTCCGTGCCACCCCCGGACTGGGTGGCGCGGGTGACGGCGGCCCTGTCCGACCATCGGGTGGACGCGGTCACCGGGGTGGGCCGGTTCTACGAGCACGGCCGCGGCGGCCGCCTGACCGCTGCCGCCTATCTGGGCGCCTACTACGTGCTGTGCCACGCGGCGCTGGGGCACCACGCCCTGTGGGGCTCGGGCATGGCCGTCCGGCGGACGGCCTGGCTGCGGGTGCGCGCCAGGGTGCACCGCGACGACGCCGAGCTCCACGACGACCTGGACCTCGCGTTCGCGCTCGGTCCCGTTGCCACCATCCGCCTGGACAGGCGGCTCGTGGTCGGCGTCTCGGCGCGGTCGCTGAGGGGTGGCGCGCAGATGCGGCGCAGGTTCCGCCGGGCGTTCCGCACCCTGACGGTGAACTGGCAGGGCATGCCGCCCTGGCGCCGGTGGGCTGAGCGCCTGGCGCGTGCGACGGGCTGA
- a CDS encoding polyprenyl synthetase family protein, which translates to MSELLDAALRRFFAERRETNHHDAELWDALELATEGGKRFRPMLLLSVHEALGGTDLERAAEVAAAMELLHTAFVVHDDVIDGDRVRRGRPNVSGTFAARAASAGADPGRAAGYGDAAGILAGDLALAGAVRLVAGCGAAPDVVTRLLDLLEHALRVSAAGELADVRLSLGTDGADLGTILTMEEHKTAVYSFELPMRAGAVLAGADAATCDRLGELGRLLGVAFQLRDDLDGVFGEEAVTGKSTISDLRAGKCTPLVAHARTTPWWPQIAPFIGDAALGEPEAARVRELLDECGSRGFIEDLAAGYAEAARGVADAVGLEPGLQAWLAATAVRRAA; encoded by the coding sequence ATGAGCGAGCTTCTGGACGCCGCGCTGCGCCGGTTCTTCGCCGAGCGCCGCGAGACCAACCACCACGACGCCGAGCTCTGGGACGCCCTCGAGCTGGCCACCGAGGGCGGCAAACGCTTCCGTCCGATGCTGCTCCTGTCGGTGCACGAGGCGCTGGGCGGCACCGACCTCGAGAGGGCCGCGGAGGTCGCCGCCGCGATGGAGCTCCTCCACACCGCCTTCGTCGTCCACGACGACGTCATCGACGGCGACCGGGTCCGGCGCGGCCGCCCGAACGTCTCCGGCACCTTCGCCGCCCGGGCCGCATCGGCCGGGGCCGACCCCGGCCGGGCCGCCGGGTACGGCGACGCCGCCGGCATCCTCGCCGGCGATCTCGCCCTGGCGGGTGCGGTACGCCTCGTCGCCGGGTGCGGCGCGGCACCGGACGTCGTCACCAGACTGCTCGACCTGCTCGAGCACGCCCTCCGGGTCAGCGCGGCCGGTGAGCTCGCCGACGTCCGGCTCAGCCTGGGCACCGACGGCGCCGACCTCGGGACCATCCTCACCATGGAGGAGCACAAGACCGCGGTCTACTCCTTCGAGCTGCCGATGCGGGCCGGCGCCGTCCTCGCCGGCGCCGACGCCGCCACCTGCGACCGGCTCGGGGAGCTCGGCCGCCTGCTCGGCGTGGCCTTCCAGCTGCGCGACGACCTCGACGGCGTCTTCGGCGAGGAGGCGGTGACGGGCAAGTCCACGATCTCCGACCTGCGCGCCGGCAAGTGCACCCCGCTCGTCGCCCACGCCCGCACCACGCCGTGGTGGCCGCAGATCGCCCCGTTCATCGGCGACGCGGCCCTGGGCGAGCCCGAGGCCGCCCGCGTGCGTGAGCTGCTCGACGAGTGCGGCTCCCGGGGGTTCATCGAGGACCTGGCCGCCGGGTACGCCGAGGCGGCGCGCGGCGTCGCCGACGCCGTCGGTCTCGAGCCGGGCCTGCAGGCCTGGCTGGCCGCCACTGCCGTGCGGAGAGCGGCATGA